The genomic window CCCACAGCAGGTAGACCGCGGACAGGATCACCCCACCGACTGCCAGCGCGGCCCACCAGGTCGAGGTCCGGAAGGCGCCGAGCAGTATCAGGAACTCGCCCACGAACCCGTTGGTCCCGGGCAGCGCCGCCGAGGAGAGCAGCACGATGGTGAAGATGGCGGCAAACCTGGGCATGCGCGCGGCCACGCCGCCGTAGTCGGCGATCTCGCGCGAGTGCGTACGCTCGTAGAGAACACCGACAATGAGGAACAGCGCGCCGGTGCTGACGCCGTGGTTGACCATCTGGATGAGCGCGCCCTGGAACCCCTGCTCGTTCATCGCTGCGATGCCCAGCATCACGAAGCCCAGGTGGCTGACGCTGCTGAACGCGATCAACCGCTTCAGGTCGGTCTGCGCCCACGAGACCGCGGCGCCGTAGAGGATCCCCACTATCGCCAGGGCGGCCAGCAGCGGCGCGGACGCCACCAGGGCATCGGGGAACAGCATCGGCCCGAACCGCACGAACCCGTAGGTCCCCATCTTCAATAGAATCGCGGCCAGGATCACGCTGCCCGCGGTCGGTGCCTCGGTGTGCGCGTCCGGAAGCCAGGTGTGCAGCGGCCAGATCGGCACCTTCACGGCGAAGGCCAGGGCGAAAGCGGCAAACAGCCATGTCTGCGTTCGGACGGGCAGGACCATCGTGGCCAGACGCTCGATGTCGAAAGTTCGCTCCCACAAGAGCACGGCTCCCAGCACGTGCGTCGCGATGATCGCGATCAGCATCAACACGCTGGCCGCCATCGTGTACAGGAAGAACTTGATCGCGGCGTAGCGGCGGGCCGGCCCGCCCCAGAGCGCAATGAGGAACGCCATGGGGATGAGGACCGCTTCCCAGAAGACGTAGAAGAGGATGAGGTCGAGACTCAGGAAAGTGCCGAGCACCGCGGTCTCCAGGCCCAGGATCGCCACCGTGAACGCTTTGACACGATCGGAAATCGCCGCCCACGAGCTGAGCAGCGCGATCGGGAAGATCACGGCGGTCAGGCCCACCAGCAGCAGCGAGATCCCGTCCACGCCCACGCGGTAGCTGATGCCGTACGCCGGCACCCATGCCGCCTGCTCCACCATCTGCATCGCGCCGGAGGACGCGTCGAACGCCTGGAACACCCTCGCCGCGGCAAGCAGCACCAGCAGACTCACGGCCAGCCCGGCCCAGCGCACGACGCCCTCACGCCCGCGCGGCAGCAGCGCGATTGCCAGCGCGCCGGCCAGCGGAAGGAAGATCAGCGTCGTCAGCATCGCGCTACCCCGGATTCCCGCAACGCCCGCACCTCATCCCGTTACCTCAGGACCCAGTACCCTACGATCAACACCGCGCCAATCAGCACGCCGAGCGCGTACTGCCGGGCGTAGCCGGTCTGCAGACGGCGGGAAGCGCCACCCAGCGCCCCGAACAGACGGCCCACCCCGTTCACCGCCGCGTCAATCACTCCCAGGTCCACGGGCCCGGCCATCCAGCGGCCCGTCGCGTGGCCGGGGGTGACAATGCTCCGATCGTAGAGCGCGTCAACGTACCAGCGCTGCTCCAGCAGCGTACCCATCGCCCCCAGGTGGGGATCGCGCCGGTTCCTGTGGACGATCCAGCCAGTCAGCACGCCCGCGAACGCCACCGCAACCGAGATGCCCATCAAGATTGCTGCCGGGGGGTGCGGTGCCGCTGCGCCCTCTACCTCCACGGCGCCGAGCAGGGGTGCCAGGAAGCGCAGCAGCGGCTCGCCGGCGGCATGCGCGCCCAGCGCCCCTCCGGCCACCGACAGGACCGCCAGGAGCGCCATCGGCCACAGCATCACCGGCGGGGATTCGTGCGGATGCGCGCCCGCCTCCGCGGGCGCGCCAAAGAAGGTGAGCGCCACCGCCCGCGTGATATAGACCGCGGTCACGAACGCGGTCAACAGGCCCAACGCGTAGGGGATGTAGTTGCCGCTGGCCATGCCCAGCGCGAAGGCATGCTCCAGGATCAGGTCCTTGCTGAAGAAGCCGGCAAACGGCGGAATCCCGGCCAGCGCCAGTCCACCGACGATGAAGCCTGCGGCGGTCCACCGTATGGTCCGGGCCAATCCGCCCAGACGCCGTACGTCAATCACGTCGTGCATCGCGTGCATCACGCTGCCGGCGGAGAGAAACAGCAGCGCCTTGAAGAACGCGTGCGTCACCAGGTGAAAGATCCCGATCGCCGGTGCGATCGCGCCCATCGCCAGGAACATGTAGCCGAGCTGGCTGATCGTGGAGTAGGCCAGCACCCGCTTGAGATCGTGCTGCCGCAGCGCCACCGTAGCGGCGTAGAAGGCGGTGAGGGCGCCGATGATCGCGATCACCGCCAGGACTGTCGGCGACGACAGGAACAACGTGTCCAGGCGGGCGACGAGGAAGACGCCCGCGGTCACCATGGTGGCGGCGTGGATCAGGGCCGAGACAGGGGTCGGCCCTTCCATGGCATCGGGCAGCCAGACGTGCAGCGGGAGCTGCGCCGACTTGCCGGTGGCCCCTGCGAACAGCAGCAGCGCGGCTGCCAGACGCAGGCCGTCTGGCAACTCGCCCACGCGGTTGCGGATCTCCGGGATGTCCAGCGTGCCCAGCGTAGTGAAGAGCAGGAACAGCCCCAACAGGAACGCGGCGTCGCCGATCCGGTTGACCACGAACGCTTTGCGGCCGGCGGCAGCCGCGGCCGGGCGCGCGAACCAGAACCCGATCAACAGATACGAGCACACGCCGACCAGCTCCCAGCCCACGAACAGCACAAGCAGGTTGCCGGCCAGCACCAGGAGGAGCATGGCAAAGATGAACAGGTTCAGGTAGGCGAAGTAACGCGAGACGTCGGGGTCGTGCGCCATGTAGCCGATCGAGTAGACATGAATGAGGAACCCGACGCCGGAAACAACAAGCGCCATCGTCAGCGACAGGGCATCCACCTGAAGACTGGCCTGCACCCAAAGGTCGCCCGCTCCCAGCCAGGTGAACAGCGGCACAACCACCGAGAGCGCCGCCTGCGATGCTCCCTCTGCCGCGAACGCTGCCTTTGCCGCCGCGGCCTGCGTGTAGGCCGCCAGCGCAAGCGCTGCGGTGGCGAAGCTCGCGCCGACCGTCGCGCACGCCACCAGTCCCGAGACAGTGCGTGACAGCCGGCGGCCGGCCAGCCCGTTGACGAGCCAGCCCAGCAGCGGCCACACCAGGATCAGGGGCACAAAACCCATCGCCTAACCCCGCAGCAGATCCACGTCGTCAATGTCCACGGTGGACCGCGACCGGAAGATCTCCACGATCAGCGCCAGTCCCACTACGACCTCCACCGCCGCGACCACCAGCACGAAGAACACGATCACCTGCCCGTCAATACCAAGGTGCTGCCTGGCAAACGCGATGAAGGCCAGGTTGACCGAGTTCAGCATCAGCTCGATGGACATGAACACGATCAGGGCGTTGCGGCGGACCAGCACGCCCACGACGCCCATGGTGAAGAGCACGGCGCTGAGCACCAGGTATGCCGAGGCCGGTACCACGGGCTACCGCCCTCCTCTTCCGGCGGGCGGCCCTCGCTTGACCACGACCACCGCGGCGATTATGCCCACCATCAGGATCACCGACGCCAGCTCGAACGGCAGCAGGTAGGTCACAAACAGCACCTCGCCCACCTGCTGGGCGGTGCCGAACCCCTCGGGCGCAGGCGCCAGCGGCCTGGCCGCTGCCACGCTGCCGGCAAGCAGGGCCGCCAGGAACAACGCAGCGAAGACCGCCGCCGCGCCGCGCTGGCGCGGCAGCTTCTCGACCGGGCCCTCGCCCCACCGGGCGTGCAGCAACATGATCACGAAGAGGAACAGCACAACGATCGCGCCGGCGTAGATGATCACCTGGAGCACGGCGATGAACTGCGCGGCCAGCAGCAGGTACGTGACCGCCAGCGATGCCAGGACCACCAGAAGCGCGATCGCGCTGTGTACGGGCTTGCGTGAGGCTATCACGCCCACCCCTCCGGCTACGGCCATCGCTGCTGCGGGGACGAAGATGACCCAATCCATCTGCCCGCTACACCTCCCGCCCCGGATCGCGGCCCGAGGCCCCGGGATAGGGCTCGGTCAACATCGGCTTCGTGTAGACCAGCGAGGCGCGCGAGTAGCCGGCCAGCTCGTAGTCCTGCCCCAGCACGATGGAGCCGGTGGGACACGCCTCTTCGCAGAAGCCGCAGAAGATGCATCGCAGCATGTTGATCTGGAACTGCTCGGCGTGTCGCTCGCCCTTGCTGATCTGGCGTTCGGGCGTGTTCTCCGCGGCCTTCACGTAGATCGCCTGAGACGGGCAGACTATCTCGCAGAGCTCGCATCCCACGCAGCGCTCAACGCCGTCGGCATATCGCGTCAGCCAGTGCCGCCCCTTGAACCGCTGCGCGACCTTGGTCTTGACCTCCGGATAGAGCACGGTCACGGGAGGCCGGAACAGGTACCGGCCGGTAATCAGGAAACCCCGCAGGAGCGCTATGGACTGCTTGAACAGGCCCGGCACCGGCTACCCTCCTACCAGGGCCACAATCACGGCCGTGGCGACGACGTTCAGCAGACCGATCGGGATCAGCACCTTCCAGCCGAAGGCCATCAACTGATCGTGCCGCACCCGCGGCAGCGTTGCCCGAATCCAGATGAACAGGCACGCGAAGGCAAAGGTCTTGATCCCTACCCAGAGGGGACCGGGCAGCAGCGGCCCGTGCCACCCACCGAAGAACAGCGTGGTGACAAGCAGGCTCATCGTGATGATGCCGACGTACTCGCCGACGTAGAACATCGCGAACTTGAAGCCGCCGTACTCAGTGTGGAACCCGGCGATCAGCTCCTGCTCTGCCTCCGGCAGGTCGAACGGCGCGCGGTTCGTCTCGGCGAGAGCGCCTATAAAGAACAGCAGGAACCCCACCGGCTGGAGGGCCACGTACCAGAGCCGCTGCTGCGCGTTCACGATGTCCACCAGACTGAGCGACCCGGCTGTCAGGACCACGGAGACCACGGCCAGCCCGATGGCCAGCTCGTAGCTGATCAACTGGGCACTCGACCGGAGACAACCCAGCAGCGCGTACTTGTTGTTGGACGACCAGCCGCCCAAGATGACGCCGTACACGCCGATGGACGAGGCGCCAAGCACAAGCAGTATGCCCACGTTGACGTCGGCGATGTAGAGCGACACCGGGGTCCCAAGGATGCGAATCTCCGGCCCGATGGGGATCACGGCGTAGACGAACAGCGCGGCGACCATCGAGATGGCCGGCGCAAGCAGGTAGATGAAACGGTCGGCGGTCGCCGGCATGAAGCTTTCCTTGAATATCAGCTTGATCCCGTCGGCAAATGGCTGAAGCAGCCCGAACGGGCCGGCCCGGTTAGGACCATAGCGCAGCTGGAAGCGGGCGAGCAGTCGCCTCTCCAGCAGGGTCGCGTACGCGAACCCGAGCAGCACCATGACCACGAGGGCTATGCTCTTGACCGCGGCGACCAGGACCACGGAGATCACTGGGGCTCCCCTCCCGGTGGAGCAACAGGCCTGATCTCCACGCCGACCGGCACCGGAGACCAGCGCACGAGCGCGTGCACCGGGACGCCGTCATAGCCGCGGTGGACGATGACCTGGCCGGGGAGCGTGACGTCGCTCACGCGGGCCTGGACGACCACCGATGCGTGCTCTGTAGCCAGTTCCACCAGGCCGAGATCGGTCACGCCGGCGCGGGCCGCGTCGGCAGGATGGATCAGACAGTGGGCAGTACCGGCAAGATCGCTCAGACCACGGCACCGGCCGGTCATGCTTCCCTGGGTGAAGAGGCGATCGGCGACCGCTACGATGAGGAAGGGCGCGGTCCCTTCACGGACGTCACCTGAGTGCGCGCCGGCGCCCGAGATGGCGAGCCCGTCCGGCTCGATCCGCGCGGCGGTGCCAGGACCGAGCACGAAGCGCATCCTGGCGGATAGCAGGTCGAATATCTCCCGGTCGGCGCGGGCCTGTCCCGGGCCCTTCACCGCCGCCCGCAGCGTCAGGGTCCTGCCTTCCAGGTTGGTCACCGTGCCGTCCTTTTCGGGCAGGACCAGCACCGGCAGCACCACGTCGGCCGCCAGGGCCGTTGCCGACAGGAACGCCTCGTGCACCACCACGAACCCGACCCCACGACGGGCCGATTGCCATGCCGCGCCGTCGGTCACCGCCGTGGCAGGATCGCTCCCGGCCACGTACAGGAGATCGAACGCTCCTGCGGCCGCGCCCCGGAGAATCCCGGGCGCGTCCATCCCTCCCTCTCCGGGCAGCAGGCCGAACCTCTGCGCTCCGAGGTCGTTGCCCTGCCCGCGCGCGATGTGCAGGGTGCCGTTCACCCGCCGGGCCAGGGCGTCCGCGGAGCGCAGCAGGTCCGGACCGTCAGGTCCGTCCATCGCGAACCTTCCCAGCAACACGTGGACGCGCTCGCCGGATGCGATGGTCGCGGCCGCCGCTGCTAGATCAACGCTCTCCGCCGGAGGCGCGGCCAGCCCTGCCACATCACCGCTCTCCGGGGGAGTCGCGGCACCGGCCGCTGCCAGCGCAGCCACAAGCGGGGCGATCCGGTCTTGACGGTCGAGGAGCTCGCAATGCGCATGGCGCCGGACCTCGAGCCGCTTGGCATGGACGATCACCAGCCGCGCGCCCCGGTCAATGGCCGCCTTGATCCGCAGCCACACCACCGGATACTCCTCGGTGATATCACAGCCGACCAGCACGAAGACGTCACCCCGGCCCAGTTCGTCGAGGGACGAGCGTAGCCCCCAACTCACCCCGAGGCTCGCGCCATCAGGTGGGGAGTCCACACGGTGGTCCAGGTGGGGCGTACCCACCAGATCACGGAAGAACCCTGCCGCGGCAGAGGCGTCCTCGTTTGTGAGCCGCCTGCCGCCGAGGAATGCCACGCGGCCTGGTCCGCGCTCGCGCGAGGCGCGCAACCGGTCGGCCACCAGGCCTAGCGCCTCGTCCCAGGAGGCCTCCTGCAGACGGCCTTCCCACCGCACAAGCGGATTGGTCAGACGATCTTCCGCGGCGACGTAGCCGTGCCCAAGGAACCCCCGGTCGCACAACCAGACGTCGTTGACCTCCGGCTCCTCGCGGGCCCGCGTGCGGAGGATCTCGCCACCGCGCACGTCCAGCCAGATCGAGCACCCGACCCCGCAGTGGGCGCACGTCGAGGCGACCGGCTCAATGTCCCAGGGCCTGGCCTTGAACCTGTAGGTCCGGCTGGTCAAGGCGCCCACCGGGCAGATCGAGATGGCGTTGCCGATGAACTTCGACTCGACCGTAAGGGCCCGCGGCGTGCCGACCTCGCTGGCAAAACCCCGCTCAAATCCCTTGAGCGCGTCGTCCCCGGCGATGATCTCGCCGAAGCGCACGCAGCGCCAGCACAGGATGCATCGCTCTCGGTCCAGGACCAGCACAGGACCCAGGGCGATCGGCTTGGCGCGGTCGCGCTTGACCTCGATGAACCGGCTGCGGCCCGGGCCGTACCGGAACGCCTGGTCCTGGAGCGGGCACTCGCCGCCCTTGTCGCAGATCGGGCAATCGAGGGGGTGGTTGATGAGCAGAAGCTCCAGGATGCTCTCCTGCGCCGCCCTGACCGCCGGGCTGGTGGTGCTGACCACCATGCCCTCGGATGCCTCCAGCGTGCAGGCGGTCTGCAGCTTGGGCATCTTGTGGACCTCGACCAGGCACATGCGGCACGCGCCCAGCGGTGGCATGCGGTCGTGGTAACAGAAGATGGGGATGTCTATGCCCGTTGAGCGGGCCGCCTGATAGACGGTCATGCCCTTGGGCACGGTCACTTCCCGTCCGTCAATCACGAGCGTCACCGCCGCGCGTGGGGCTTCAGCGGCCATGTGCCGCCCCCACCGCGATGCGGCGCTCATACTCGTCCCGAAAGAGCCGGAGCGAGGCCACCAGGCCGGGCGGCACGCTCTCTCCAAGTGGACAGAAGCAGGTGCCGGTCATCCCTGCGGCTATGCCCTCGAGAAGCGCCAGGTCCTCGGTACGGCCGTGGCCGTGCAGGATCCGCTCAAAGATCTGCGCGATCCACGCGGTCCCCTCCCGGCACGGAGTGCACTTGCCGCACGACTCGTCGCGATAGAACTCCACCGCGCGCGCCATCACCTCGACCATGTCTGCGGAATCGTCAACCACTATCACCGCGGCCGAGCCGAGCATTGTGCCGGCCTGGCGCAGGCTGTCGGGGTCCATCTTCACGTCGAGGTCCGTCTCGGTAAGAAAGACCGACGAGACACCACCCGGGAACGCCGCCTTGAATCGCCTTCCAGGACGCATGCCTCCGGCGTGCTCGAAGATGAGCGACCGCAGCGTCACGCCCAGCGGCGCCTCGTACACCCCGGGACGAACGACAGCCCCGCTCACCGAGAACAGCACCGGCGGACCCAACTCCTTGTAACGCTCAGGTCCCAGGCCGATGATCACCGGCAGGTGGCAGAGCGTCTCGACGTTCTGGACCAGCGTCGGCTGCTGATAGAGGCCGGCCTGAGCCGGGAACGGCGGGCGCTGCCTGGGCATCGCGCGGCGCCCCTCCAGCGACTCAAGCAGGGCAGTCTCCTCCCCGGCGATGTAGGCGCCGGCGCCCGGATGCACGACGATCTCAACGGCGTGATCGCTCCCGAAGATCCTCTCTCCCACGAAGCCCGCCCCGCGGGCCTGTGCGATCGCGGCCTCGAGCAATCGGCGACACCGGTAGAACTCCCGGCGCAGGTAGACGTATACCTTACGCGCGCCGATGGTCACCGCGGCGATCAGAATACCCTCGACGAGCAGGTGCGGGCAGCCCTCGATCAGCGTGCGGTCCTTGAAGGTGCCTGGTTCGCCCTCGTCCCCGTTCACAACGACGTACTTCACCGGTGCCGCCCTGGGGATGAACTTCCATTTCTGAGCGGTTGGGAATCCGGCGCCGCCCTTTCCCCGCAGCCCGGAAGCGGTCACCAT from Armatimonadota bacterium includes these protein-coding regions:
- a CDS encoding NADH-quinone oxidoreductase subunit M gives rise to the protein MLTTLIFLPLAGALAIALLPRGREGVVRWAGLAVSLLVLLAAARVFQAFDASSGAMQMVEQAAWVPAYGISYRVGVDGISLLLVGLTAVIFPIALLSSWAAISDRVKAFTVAILGLETAVLGTFLSLDLILFYVFWEAVLIPMAFLIALWGGPARRYAAIKFFLYTMAASVLMLIAIIATHVLGAVLLWERTFDIERLATMVLPVRTQTWLFAAFALAFAVKVPIWPLHTWLPDAHTEAPTAGSVILAAILLKMGTYGFVRFGPMLFPDALVASAPLLAALAIVGILYGAAVSWAQTDLKRLIAFSSVSHLGFVMLGIAAMNEQGFQGALIQMVNHGVSTGALFLIVGVLYERTHSREIADYGGVAARMPRFAAIFTIVLLSSAALPGTNGFVGEFLILLGAFRTSTWWAALAVGGVILSAVYLLWAYQQVMHGPLAAKHPERLAELTRREVLVFVPLIALIFAIGVYPRPLLDRSEAAVQAALERLNRTAATTLPARAVVRDAAVDGAVVRVQR
- the nuoL gene encoding NADH-quinone oxidoreductase subunit L, with amino-acid sequence MGFVPLILVWPLLGWLVNGLAGRRLSRTVSGLVACATVGASFATAALALAAYTQAAAAKAAFAAEGASQAALSVVVPLFTWLGAGDLWVQASLQVDALSLTMALVVSGVGFLIHVYSIGYMAHDPDVSRYFAYLNLFIFAMLLLVLAGNLLVLFVGWELVGVCSYLLIGFWFARPAAAAAGRKAFVVNRIGDAAFLLGLFLLFTTLGTLDIPEIRNRVGELPDGLRLAAALLLFAGATGKSAQLPLHVWLPDAMEGPTPVSALIHAATMVTAGVFLVARLDTLFLSSPTVLAVIAIIGALTAFYAATVALRQHDLKRVLAYSTISQLGYMFLAMGAIAPAIGIFHLVTHAFFKALLFLSAGSVMHAMHDVIDVRRLGGLARTIRWTAAGFIVGGLALAGIPPFAGFFSKDLILEHAFALGMASGNYIPYALGLLTAFVTAVYITRAVALTFFGAPAEAGAHPHESPPVMLWPMALLAVLSVAGGALGAHAAGEPLLRFLAPLLGAVEVEGAAAPHPPAAILMGISVAVAFAGVLTGWIVHRNRRDPHLGAMGTLLEQRWYVDALYDRSIVTPGHATGRWMAGPVDLGVIDAAVNGVGRLFGALGGASRRLQTGYARQYALGVLIGAVLIVGYWVLR
- the nuoK gene encoding NADH-quinone oxidoreductase subunit NuoK, which gives rise to MVPASAYLVLSAVLFTMGVVGVLVRRNALIVFMSIELMLNSVNLAFIAFARQHLGIDGQVIVFFVLVVAAVEVVVGLALIVEIFRSRSTVDIDDVDLLRG
- a CDS encoding NADH-quinone oxidoreductase subunit J, with amino-acid sequence MDWVIFVPAAAMAVAGGVGVIASRKPVHSAIALLVVLASLAVTYLLLAAQFIAVLQVIIYAGAIVVLFLFVIMLLHARWGEGPVEKLPRQRGAAAVFAALFLAALLAGSVAAARPLAPAPEGFGTAQQVGEVLFVTYLLPFELASVILMVGIIAAVVVVKRGPPAGRGGR
- the nuoI gene encoding NADH-quinone oxidoreductase subunit NuoI; the encoded protein is MPGLFKQSIALLRGFLITGRYLFRPPVTVLYPEVKTKVAQRFKGRHWLTRYADGVERCVGCELCEIVCPSQAIYVKAAENTPERQISKGERHAEQFQINMLRCIFCGFCEEACPTGSIVLGQDYELAGYSRASLVYTKPMLTEPYPGASGRDPGREV
- the nuoH gene encoding NADH-quinone oxidoreductase subunit NuoH, whose protein sequence is MISVVLVAAVKSIALVVMVLLGFAYATLLERRLLARFQLRYGPNRAGPFGLLQPFADGIKLIFKESFMPATADRFIYLLAPAISMVAALFVYAVIPIGPEIRILGTPVSLYIADVNVGILLVLGASSIGVYGVILGGWSSNNKYALLGCLRSSAQLISYELAIGLAVVSVVLTAGSLSLVDIVNAQQRLWYVALQPVGFLLFFIGALAETNRAPFDLPEAEQELIAGFHTEYGGFKFAMFYVGEYVGIITMSLLVTTLFFGGWHGPLLPGPLWVGIKTFAFACLFIWIRATLPRVRHDQLMAFGWKVLIPIGLLNVVATAVIVALVGG
- the nuoG gene encoding NADH-quinone oxidoreductase subunit NuoG, whose product is MSAASRWGRHMAAEAPRAAVTLVIDGREVTVPKGMTVYQAARSTGIDIPIFCYHDRMPPLGACRMCLVEVHKMPKLQTACTLEASEGMVVSTTSPAVRAAQESILELLLINHPLDCPICDKGGECPLQDQAFRYGPGRSRFIEVKRDRAKPIALGPVLVLDRERCILCWRCVRFGEIIAGDDALKGFERGFASEVGTPRALTVESKFIGNAISICPVGALTSRTYRFKARPWDIEPVASTCAHCGVGCSIWLDVRGGEILRTRAREEPEVNDVWLCDRGFLGHGYVAAEDRLTNPLVRWEGRLQEASWDEALGLVADRLRASRERGPGRVAFLGGRRLTNEDASAAAGFFRDLVGTPHLDHRVDSPPDGASLGVSWGLRSSLDELGRGDVFVLVGCDITEEYPVVWLRIKAAIDRGARLVIVHAKRLEVRRHAHCELLDRQDRIAPLVAALAAAGAATPPESGDVAGLAAPPAESVDLAAAAATIASGERVHVLLGRFAMDGPDGPDLLRSADALARRVNGTLHIARGQGNDLGAQRFGLLPGEGGMDAPGILRGAAAGAFDLLYVAGSDPATAVTDGAAWQSARRGVGFVVVHEAFLSATALAADVVLPVLVLPEKDGTVTNLEGRTLTLRAAVKGPGQARADREIFDLLSARMRFVLGPGTAARIEPDGLAISGAGAHSGDVREGTAPFLIVAVADRLFTQGSMTGRCRGLSDLAGTAHCLIHPADAARAGVTDLGLVELATEHASVVVQARVSDVTLPGQVIVHRGYDGVPVHALVRWSPVPVGVEIRPVAPPGGEPQ
- the nuoF gene encoding NADH-quinone oxidoreductase subunit NuoF — translated: MPESALLRWVRAEGMAEIEQYRRAGGYDAARRAATELTPDQVIEMVTASGLRGKGGAGFPTAQKWKFIPRAAPVKYVVVNGDEGEPGTFKDRTLIEGCPHLLVEGILIAAVTIGARKVYVYLRREFYRCRRLLEAAIAQARGAGFVGERIFGSDHAVEIVVHPGAGAYIAGEETALLESLEGRRAMPRQRPPFPAQAGLYQQPTLVQNVETLCHLPVIIGLGPERYKELGPPVLFSVSGAVVRPGVYEAPLGVTLRSLIFEHAGGMRPGRRFKAAFPGGVSSVFLTETDLDVKMDPDSLRQAGTMLGSAAVIVVDDSADMVEVMARAVEFYRDESCGKCTPCREGTAWIAQIFERILHGHGRTEDLALLEGIAAGMTGTCFCPLGESVPPGLVASLRLFRDEYERRIAVGAAHGR